The following proteins come from a genomic window of Nostoc sp. TCL26-01:
- a CDS encoding ASCH domain-containing protein, which yields MEINYPAKLKAISLHPPYAYAIIRRLKHEEYRSKPTKRKGWILIHASKSTASDDCFQQYGINPANIKRGAIIGACKIISCRQAGFDNYAYQLSEAFEFRIPIDCAGSQSIFWGATNEDRKVVFTLASEQIRSYLLK from the coding sequence ATGGAAATTAACTATCCAGCCAAGCTTAAAGCAATTTCACTTCATCCACCTTATGCCTACGCAATTATACGGCGATTGAAACATGAAGAGTACAGAAGTAAGCCAACAAAACGGAAGGGATGGATATTAATTCACGCTTCAAAATCAACTGCAAGCGATGATTGTTTTCAACAATATGGGATTAATCCAGCAAATATTAAACGTGGTGCAATTATCGGAGCCTGCAAAATTATAAGCTGTAGGCAAGCTGGATTTGATAACTATGCTTATCAATTATCAGAAGCTTTTGAATTTAGAATTCCCATAGATTGTGCAGGCTCACAATCTATCTTCTGGGGCGCGACTAACGAAGACAGAAAAGTAGTATTCACATTGGCAAGTGAACAGATAAGAAGTTATTTATTAAAGTAA